Proteins from a genomic interval of Streptomyces fodineus:
- a CDS encoding phosphotransferase: MTTIITPRLRYDATAVRPEWEDLPQDVRRLIAQRLGGEVQAGPSAGSGFTSGFAAVLRGTSGPQFIKVVNSLDNPVVADCYRREAVINQALPAQIPAPHLQWMEEHDGWVVLGIDAVDGGRLPTTPWKPDELTATLDAYTVIAEALSIPPASLQRVGLKPVGDDGDFADWRNLARGATPTDVLPSWMPLDLLEVLASLEGRWREAVAGNAVLHHDLRQDNVLIDASGTAWICDWNWPCLGASWFDLVLLLATAYADGHDATTLFTQHPTAAGVADEQLDAALAALSGFFLTSGGQPPADWSPHIRQHQTWCGEVTLRWLADRRGWTF, encoded by the coding sequence ATGACCACCATCATCACTCCCCGCCTCCGGTACGACGCCACGGCGGTACGCCCAGAGTGGGAGGACCTCCCTCAGGACGTTCGCCGACTCATCGCACAACGCCTCGGGGGCGAGGTGCAGGCCGGGCCCAGTGCAGGGAGCGGATTCACCAGCGGCTTCGCCGCCGTACTCCGTGGGACGTCCGGACCTCAGTTCATCAAAGTGGTCAACAGCCTGGACAATCCTGTGGTCGCCGACTGCTACCGGCGGGAAGCCGTGATCAACCAGGCGCTCCCCGCACAGATTCCGGCACCGCACCTGCAATGGATGGAGGAGCACGACGGATGGGTCGTCCTCGGCATTGATGCTGTCGACGGCGGCCGCTTGCCCACGACGCCATGGAAACCCGACGAGCTCACGGCCACTCTCGACGCATACACGGTGATTGCCGAGGCCCTCTCCATCCCACCCGCATCACTTCAGCGCGTTGGCCTCAAGCCAGTAGGGGACGACGGTGACTTCGCCGACTGGCGCAACCTCGCCCGTGGTGCCACGCCCACGGACGTCCTCCCCTCCTGGATGCCACTCGATCTACTGGAAGTGCTGGCCAGTCTGGAAGGCCGATGGCGGGAAGCCGTCGCAGGCAATGCCGTCCTTCACCACGACCTGCGTCAGGACAACGTGCTGATCGACGCATCCGGCACGGCGTGGATCTGCGACTGGAACTGGCCCTGCCTAGGGGCAAGCTGGTTCGACCTCGTCCTGCTCCTGGCCACCGCCTACGCCGACGGCCACGATGCCACCACCCTGTTTACCCAGCACCCCACCGCCGCCGGAGTCGCTGACGAGCAACTCGATGCGGCGCTGGCCGCGCTCTCAGGGTTCTTCCTCACCTCCGGCGGACAGCCCCCAGCAGACTGGTCACCGCACATTCGCCAGCACCAGACGTGGTGTGGAGAGGTCACACTGCGATGGCTGGCCGACCGGCGTGGCTGGACATTCTGA
- the serS gene encoding serine--tRNA ligase: MIDVTLIRQNPDYVQEALAKRAVHVDLDAFLHLDDDYRAVRTEVERLRGDRKRISGDIAKRQRAGEGAADLHPEATAVSEQLTAAETRCAELEQARQAFLDPLPNLPDADVPAGGKENNEVVREVGRRPEFGLRPKDHVELARRLGLVDYERGTKLGGSGFWLYRGNGALLEWALLNYFVEAHVQDGYEFVLPPHVLTFAAGYAAGQFPKFADEVFALEEGEQGPERFLLPTAETALVNLHRDETLPEAELPKRYVAYTPCYRKEAGGYRTAERGTLRGHQFNKVELFQFTHPDASDAAHEDLLGRAEELVNELGLHYRITRLAAGDTSAAMAKTYDVEVWLPSVGSYVEVSSVSNARDYQARRGNIRFRPRQGRSAYLHTLNASGLATSRLVPALLEQHQQADGTVAVPDVLRKWVPSGVLAAPVSV; this comes from the coding sequence ATGATCGATGTCACCCTGATTCGCCAAAACCCGGACTACGTCCAGGAGGCGCTGGCCAAGCGGGCGGTCCACGTCGACCTCGACGCGTTCCTGCACCTGGACGACGACTACCGGGCGGTGCGCACCGAGGTAGAACGCCTGCGCGGGGACCGCAAGAGGATCTCCGGCGACATCGCGAAGCGGCAACGGGCTGGTGAGGGCGCGGCGGACCTGCATCCGGAGGCGACAGCCGTCAGCGAGCAACTGACCGCCGCCGAGACGCGGTGCGCTGAACTGGAACAGGCCCGGCAGGCCTTCCTCGATCCACTGCCGAACCTGCCCGACGCGGACGTGCCGGCCGGAGGCAAGGAGAACAACGAGGTCGTCCGCGAAGTCGGGCGACGCCCTGAGTTCGGGCTCAGGCCCAAGGATCACGTGGAGCTCGCCCGGCGCCTCGGTCTGGTCGACTACGAGCGGGGTACGAAGCTCGGCGGCAGCGGCTTCTGGCTCTACCGGGGTAACGGTGCGCTCCTCGAGTGGGCGCTGCTGAACTACTTCGTCGAAGCCCATGTGCAGGACGGCTACGAGTTCGTGCTACCGCCCCACGTGCTGACGTTCGCGGCCGGGTATGCGGCCGGCCAATTCCCGAAGTTCGCCGACGAGGTCTTCGCTCTGGAGGAGGGCGAGCAAGGCCCGGAGCGGTTCTTGCTGCCGACCGCGGAGACCGCCCTGGTCAACCTCCACCGGGACGAGACGCTGCCCGAGGCCGAGCTGCCGAAGCGGTACGTCGCCTATACGCCGTGCTACCGCAAGGAGGCCGGCGGCTATCGCACGGCGGAGCGGGGGACCCTGCGAGGGCACCAGTTCAACAAGGTCGAGCTGTTCCAGTTCACCCACCCCGACGCCTCCGACGCCGCGCACGAGGACCTCCTCGGCAGGGCTGAGGAGTTGGTAAACGAACTGGGTCTGCACTACCGGATCACACGGCTTGCGGCAGGGGACACCAGCGCAGCGATGGCCAAGACCTACGACGTCGAGGTGTGGCTGCCGAGCGTCGGCTCGTACGTTGAGGTCAGCTCGGTGTCGAATGCCCGCGACTACCAGGCGAGGCGTGGCAACATCCGCTTCCGGCCCCGGCAGGGCAGGTCGGCGTACCTGCACACGCTGAACGCCTCGGGACTGGCGACCAGCCGCCTGGTGCCCGCGCTCCTGGAGCAGCACCAGCAGGCCGACGGCACCGTGGCGGTCCCGGACGTCCTGCGGAAGTGGGTCCCGAGCGGTGTCCTTGCAGCACCGGTGTCGGTCTGA
- a CDS encoding Lsr2 dimerization domain-containing protein, protein MQKHNVRPAGAGTRVDGVSYEIGLSAASYENLESTLSPFVKAARRTSSGRRVRSRKAPAATRKWVPAATFSDAEPDPAEIRRRAKDRKIAVPARGRISRSVREQFLGFRARLIDRVAQGQGAESRLPGFALVRAPTSEATGLCSVGVISLTMVGTPSVRGGSTLEDAADRLRFVNGHRRQQARALPSGERPMSR, encoded by the coding sequence ATGCAGAAGCACAACGTGCGACCTGCTGGCGCAGGCACTCGAGTCGACGGCGTCTCCTACGAAATAGGCCTCAGCGCGGCTTCATATGAGAACCTCGAATCCACGCTCTCCCCCTTCGTGAAGGCTGCTCGCCGGACGTCTTCCGGCAGGAGGGTGAGGTCTCGCAAGGCGCCGGCGGCCACCCGGAAATGGGTTCCCGCTGCCACGTTCAGCGATGCCGAACCGGATCCCGCAGAGATCCGGAGGCGGGCAAAGGATCGCAAGATCGCTGTGCCTGCACGTGGACGGATCTCACGCTCTGTTCGAGAGCAGTTCCTGGGGTTCAGGGCAAGGTTGATTGATCGGGTCGCGCAAGGCCAGGGGGCCGAGTCTCGGTTACCTGGCTTCGCCCTTGTCCGGGCACCCACATCAGAGGCAACCGGGCTGTGCTCCGTCGGAGTGATCTCCCTGACGATGGTGGGCACGCCGTCAGTGCGGGGTGGCTCTACCCTGGAGGATGCTGCGGATCGACTGCGCTTCGTCAACGGTCACAGAAGGCAACAGGCAAGGGCTCTCCCGTCGGGGGAGCGCCCGATGTCGAGGTAG
- a CDS encoding NUDIX hydrolase, translating into MDPSTDPGTRRSFGARAHLARPTRDEESVLGSLRPVRARVSGPDSGIDRELVQRLTRQALGDANNGVHAVLPHLGHRRVLNRFQRMKRGVPVPEKATKDKVLCYVVRDGKLLVFRHTGYSYEEVGIQVPAGSIHESETPEAAALREAREETGLKDFKIVCKLGETEYDISPYRFELQHRHVFHLELTEPTPERWMSQEDHDGEQEPTHFECFWIPLEAAHILQSGQGSLPGRLYD; encoded by the coding sequence ATGGATCCGTCCACCGACCCAGGCACTCGCCGATCGTTCGGGGCTCGGGCTCACCTCGCGCGCCCCACCCGCGACGAGGAATCGGTCCTCGGCTCCCTACGGCCGGTTCGGGCCCGCGTCAGCGGGCCGGACAGCGGCATCGACCGCGAGCTGGTGCAACGGCTCACCCGGCAGGCACTCGGAGACGCCAACAACGGGGTGCACGCCGTGCTTCCTCACCTCGGGCACCGCCGGGTACTCAACCGGTTCCAACGAATGAAGAGGGGTGTTCCCGTGCCCGAGAAGGCCACCAAGGACAAGGTGCTCTGCTACGTCGTGCGCGACGGAAAGCTGCTGGTCTTCCGGCACACCGGCTACAGCTACGAGGAGGTCGGCATCCAGGTCCCGGCCGGCAGCATCCATGAGAGCGAGACACCGGAGGCGGCTGCGCTGCGCGAGGCCCGCGAGGAGACCGGCCTGAAGGACTTCAAGATCGTGTGCAAGCTCGGCGAGACCGAGTACGACATCAGCCCGTACCGGTTCGAACTCCAGCACCGGCACGTCTTCCACCTGGAACTGACCGAGCCCACCCCGGAGCGGTGGATGAGCCAGGAGGACCACGACGGGGAGCAGGAGCCCACGCACTTCGAATGCTTCTGGATCCCGCTGGAGGCCGCCCACATCCTGCAGTCCGGCCAGGGCTCCCTGCCGGGACGCCTGTACGACTGA
- a CDS encoding NUDIX hydrolase gives MNAPVDAAFLGDLIHAADADSITKYVVGAVISNAQGKVLLLHRAADDYLGGLWELPSGGVDAGETLTEALHREVAEETGLTVSAIGSYLGHFDYLSKSGKKTRQFNFTATTTHESDTVKLTEHDEHLWADHTEQEQVSRAVQAVLATWREEVA, from the coding sequence GTGAACGCACCCGTCGACGCCGCCTTCCTGGGCGACCTCATCCACGCCGCCGACGCCGACAGCATCACCAAGTACGTCGTCGGCGCCGTCATCTCCAACGCACAAGGCAAGGTGCTGCTGCTGCACCGCGCTGCCGACGACTACCTCGGCGGCCTGTGGGAGCTCCCTTCCGGCGGCGTCGACGCGGGCGAGACCCTGACCGAGGCCCTGCACCGGGAAGTCGCCGAGGAGACCGGCCTCACGGTCTCCGCGATCGGGTCCTACCTCGGACACTTCGACTACCTCTCCAAGAGCGGCAAGAAGACTCGTCAGTTCAACTTCACCGCCACAACCACCCACGAGAGCGACACGGTCAAGCTCACCGAACACGATGAACACCTATGGGCCGACCACACGGAGCAGGAACAGGTATCCCGCGCTGTGCAGGCCGTCCTCGCCACCTGGCGCGAGGAGGTCGCGTGA
- a CDS encoding NUDIX domain-containing protein, translated as MHLLPRYYRQVEAGRKTIEVRVATPQKRAVAAGDTIVFHDRDTGRELDIIVHRITPYPSFEDLLSSEDPARIDPDGPHGELLANLRSIYPPAKEALGVLAFAFDHRPARPGRPMPMTPAQYAQTVPHHTVYGCLYIRDEHDRPVQLRSVYGSRLWQFPGGNLDAPGEDPLQTARREAVEETSLELAQDTPKLLLTHFLHAGPRLPLNKVGLIFDGGRLTANQLGRIRLDPDEHDMWAVHDLATWQELLAPRAFARLDAIERARRGEGPAYLITHT; from the coding sequence ATGCACCTGCTCCCGCGGTACTACCGCCAAGTGGAAGCAGGCCGCAAGACGATCGAAGTGAGGGTGGCCACCCCGCAGAAGCGCGCCGTCGCAGCCGGCGACACGATCGTCTTCCACGATCGCGACACCGGCCGGGAACTCGACATCATCGTGCACCGGATCACCCCGTACCCCTCCTTCGAGGACCTGCTCAGCTCGGAGGACCCCGCGCGCATCGACCCCGACGGACCGCACGGAGAACTGCTCGCCAACCTCCGCAGCATCTACCCGCCGGCCAAGGAAGCACTTGGTGTCCTCGCCTTCGCATTCGACCACCGCCCTGCTCGGCCCGGCCGCCCCATGCCGATGACGCCCGCGCAGTATGCACAGACCGTCCCCCACCACACGGTGTACGGCTGCCTGTACATCCGCGACGAGCACGACCGGCCGGTCCAGCTGCGCTCGGTCTACGGCTCGCGCCTCTGGCAGTTCCCGGGCGGCAACCTGGACGCCCCAGGCGAGGACCCGCTGCAGACCGCCCGCCGCGAAGCAGTCGAAGAGACCAGCCTCGAGCTCGCACAGGACACGCCGAAGCTCCTCCTGACGCACTTCCTGCACGCCGGGCCACGCCTGCCGCTGAACAAGGTAGGGCTCATCTTCGACGGAGGCCGGCTGACCGCCAACCAGCTCGGCCGGATCCGACTCGATCCCGACGAGCACGACATGTGGGCCGTCCACGACCTCGCCACATGGCAGGAGCTGCTGGCACCGCGCGCCTTCGCCCGCCTCGACGCCATCGAACGAGCGCGGCGCGGCGAAGGCCCCGCCTACCTCATCACGCACACCTGA
- a CDS encoding NUDIX hydrolase, with protein MRTVPNGGHTEPEDGSLAEAALRELHEETGIPPQAVTPWPGHEAVPFDIDIHDIDARPGKGEPGHQHFDLRFLFRLRTATDVPVVLQVEEVGGIEWRPVGRVYSPSLREKLLKLTPEAEPETANASALIYNDRGEYLLHLRDYFPGQIWEPGMWSLLGGGREPQDATLEHTVRRELDEEAGLDIADLTPFGIEEATDASGGTVPIAIYAGRWNGDPRELRLTEGVMLAWFAPDELHRLRIADTTSDLVQRHAASRTASASSTAANTGAASDEERHPASPHGTVLNVIGVHLYLERPDGTVLLGLRHRDSAFAPSTWHVLAGHCEQESAITCLIREAREEAGLQIQPQDIELVHVVHHIDRAGDRPRMGLFFRPRAWTGEPELREPDKCTQWKFWDPAALPDDLVPYTRVAIEGIRADRLYSETGWA; from the coding sequence ATGCGAACTGTTCCTAACGGCGGACACACCGAGCCCGAAGACGGCTCCCTGGCCGAGGCGGCTCTTCGGGAGCTACACGAGGAGACCGGCATTCCTCCCCAGGCCGTGACACCGTGGCCCGGCCACGAGGCCGTGCCGTTCGACATCGACATCCACGACATCGACGCCCGTCCAGGCAAGGGGGAACCGGGCCACCAGCACTTCGACCTCCGATTCCTCTTTCGTCTGCGCACGGCGACGGACGTGCCGGTCGTGCTGCAGGTGGAGGAGGTCGGCGGTATCGAGTGGCGGCCCGTGGGCAGGGTGTACTCGCCCTCCCTGCGCGAGAAGCTGCTGAAGCTCACGCCCGAAGCCGAACCGGAGACTGCCAACGCCTCCGCCCTGATCTACAACGACCGCGGCGAGTACCTGCTCCACCTGCGCGACTACTTCCCCGGCCAGATCTGGGAGCCGGGCATGTGGTCACTGCTGGGCGGCGGCCGAGAGCCCCAGGACGCCACCCTGGAACACACCGTGCGGCGGGAACTGGACGAGGAAGCCGGTCTCGACATCGCCGACCTGACCCCGTTCGGCATCGAGGAAGCAACCGACGCATCCGGCGGGACCGTGCCCATCGCCATCTACGCCGGCCGCTGGAATGGCGATCCCCGCGAACTCCGCCTGACGGAAGGGGTGATGCTGGCCTGGTTCGCCCCCGACGAACTCCACCGGCTACGCATCGCAGACACCACCAGCGACCTGGTACAGCGTCACGCGGCCAGCCGCACGGCCAGCGCATCCAGCACCGCGGCGAACACCGGGGCAGCCTCCGACGAGGAGCGCCACCCGGCCTCCCCGCACGGCACGGTCCTCAACGTCATCGGCGTCCACCTCTACCTGGAGCGGCCCGACGGAACGGTGCTGCTCGGGCTACGCCACCGCGACTCCGCGTTCGCGCCCTCCACCTGGCACGTTCTGGCCGGCCACTGCGAGCAGGAGAGCGCCATCACGTGCCTGATCAGAGAGGCACGGGAGGAGGCCGGCCTGCAGATCCAGCCGCAGGACATCGAACTCGTCCACGTCGTCCACCACATCGACCGCGCCGGGGACCGACCCCGTATGGGCCTCTTCTTCCGCCCCCGGGCCTGGACCGGCGAGCCCGAACTGCGCGAGCCGGACAAGTGCACCCAGTGGAAATTTTGGGACCCGGCCGCACTCCCCGACGACCTCGTCCCCTACACCCGAGTTGCCATCGAGGGCATCCGCGCCGACCGCCTCTACTCCGAAACGGGGTGGGCATGA
- a CDS encoding DUF7019 family protein, with the protein MAGVAECATGVVMSFRYFLYVSDSKVDMLLPQIDPGFAARRTTEFGVNLPMVAAKRTTEPAQPDRFARLERVVGHLQDFGDLGTIDEPGQFFAGVLPMSSGALPDGGDASLVFFGGGNDRTVVGLGGSVRHLLGSVPGIDVAQAASSLPTMLDRLGAGSELEDEQLVDAIGDVSGRSHRAALTTVHQAVRRLQGPAQNLEFVAKRLLHGSGPGGVPVLLGSPIYVALVD; encoded by the coding sequence GTGGCCGGTGTGGCCGAGTGCGCGACGGGGGTGGTGATGTCGTTCCGGTACTTCCTCTACGTCAGCGACAGCAAGGTCGATATGTTGCTGCCGCAGATCGACCCGGGATTCGCAGCCAGACGAACGACCGAGTTCGGTGTGAACCTTCCCATGGTCGCGGCGAAACGCACCACCGAGCCCGCACAGCCTGATCGCTTCGCACGACTTGAGCGCGTCGTGGGCCACCTGCAGGATTTCGGTGACCTGGGAACGATCGACGAACCGGGCCAATTCTTCGCAGGCGTGCTGCCCATGAGTTCGGGCGCGCTTCCCGATGGCGGGGACGCCTCGTTGGTGTTCTTCGGCGGTGGGAACGACCGCACGGTGGTAGGCCTTGGAGGTTCTGTCCGGCACCTGTTGGGGTCGGTGCCGGGAATCGACGTCGCCCAAGCCGCGTCGTCATTGCCGACCATGCTCGACCGACTGGGCGCAGGATCCGAGCTCGAGGATGAGCAGCTTGTGGATGCCATCGGCGACGTCTCGGGACGTTCCCATCGCGCCGCGCTCACGACCGTGCATCAGGCGGTCCGGCGCCTCCAGGGCCCTGCACAGAACCTCGAGTTCGTCGCCAAGCGCCTCCTGCACGGGAGCGGTCCTGGCGGCGTGCCCGTACTACTCGGCTCGCCGATCTACGTGGCCCTCGTCGACTGA
- a CDS encoding protein kinase domain-containing protein, with the protein MEVSYDDGAVPSVWSVGDVIDDRYQVTEVLGRGSMGVVYRVRHLGWDTDLAVKSPRPALFRSAAARELFVIEAETWVSLGLHPNVCGCHYVRTLGGIPRVFAEYVPGGSLRDWIVDRRLYRGDRQRVLARILDVAVQMAWGLEHAHRQGLVHQDVKPGNVLLDSSGTAKITDFGLALARKVAGTLDPDSPPDASTLQPGGGGMTLAYASPEQVENRPLGRRTDIFSFAVSVLEMFTGAVTWDAGPTAGAVLADCRASSTEGQPAMPSGLADLLASCLQEEPALRPARMTAVGAALLSIYEDLVGRPYPRPAPEPADFLADEFNNRALSLFDLGRPVEAEQAFTEALRADPQHLTATYNAGLLRWRRGHLTDEELLTAIAGPRDDLGDPWQIRHLSALVHMERGDVAAARKLLQELARERPDDPDLLHAANTSLSDEIPDAQCFRNVRIPWQTYPSDSIPTGHDIRLTPDGRLALTGSADHSVRLWDIHTGVQLKSLQGHTNRVDSVDISADGRYAISTGWDETVRFWDLAVGKQMRSVPITPWADSKGPEQEREADRQNELAKAAGRPHYTHVTRLDPGAIAESAVRLNRDGSVALWGEADGRIQVWDFPQDRHLLTLDGHSGGQKVEVSPLGQWALSGNGTVLQAPVLQLWDLTTGDCVWRLDNYEGGVTGIWFGPRGDMAAVLGDDHVIRVWDLAQRRCVHTLALPRDLEVRSVALSLDSRFLLVGSWYGKVTWWDLQHNRCLRTFVGHQDRVSALLLTTDNQYGVSASLDNTTRVWRLPGRFEAPAQVSRPRQHGQLVWIDERMEALVTQAEAAQDAGRVGEAIDLLVQARALPGCERAPRALTAWRTLGAQATRTGLSAAWPAKTLKAATATSLERIFPGARSRTYTSVATPVDLTADARLGVLGDNYHQVQIWNLAQGRRERVIDPGLRALTRLRLTPDGRRMVVAGQGAAIKTFSVESGECLDTLHFRSAHPVAFSADARLALVVDRAAASMLLWDLEERRELQALPSPGRIVTALWLASDGRRAVSASGDNLIRLWDLTSGQCLLTIPTQSETVSRACLSSDGRFLVAGSAPELSRVPSPDLARRMARIRMWDAVSGDCVRVFDPQPQYLSDLRLSDDGRFVVSSGVDSAVRVWDAATGRCIRNLDGHQSGTAGLAITPDANFAFTADGDQTLRLWELDWDLKAPRLSG; encoded by the coding sequence ATGGAAGTCTCGTACGACGACGGCGCGGTGCCGTCCGTATGGAGCGTCGGGGATGTCATCGACGACCGGTACCAAGTGACCGAGGTGCTGGGACGCGGTTCGATGGGAGTGGTGTACCGGGTCCGTCACCTGGGGTGGGACACCGACCTCGCGGTGAAGAGCCCACGGCCCGCCCTGTTCAGGAGCGCGGCCGCCCGCGAGTTGTTCGTCATCGAGGCCGAGACGTGGGTGTCGTTGGGGCTGCACCCGAATGTGTGCGGTTGTCACTACGTCCGCACCTTGGGCGGCATCCCCCGGGTGTTCGCCGAGTATGTGCCGGGTGGCAGCCTCCGCGATTGGATCGTGGACCGGCGGCTGTACCGGGGCGATCGGCAAAGGGTGTTGGCGCGGATCCTCGACGTGGCCGTGCAAATGGCATGGGGACTCGAGCACGCGCACCGCCAGGGTCTCGTACACCAGGACGTGAAACCGGGCAATGTGCTCCTCGACAGTTCAGGAACGGCGAAGATCACCGATTTCGGCCTCGCCCTGGCCCGGAAAGTGGCGGGCACCCTCGATCCGGACTCTCCGCCCGATGCCAGCACCCTGCAACCCGGCGGCGGCGGCATGACGCTGGCGTACGCCTCTCCGGAGCAGGTGGAGAACCGTCCGCTGGGTCGGCGTACCGACATCTTCAGCTTCGCGGTGTCAGTCCTCGAAATGTTCACCGGCGCCGTCACCTGGGATGCGGGCCCCACCGCCGGAGCGGTGCTGGCCGACTGCCGGGCCAGCAGCACAGAAGGACAGCCCGCCATGCCATCCGGGCTGGCCGACTTGCTGGCGAGCTGCCTACAGGAGGAACCAGCGCTGCGACCGGCTCGGATGACCGCCGTGGGCGCTGCCCTTCTCAGCATCTATGAGGATCTGGTGGGCCGTCCGTACCCGCGTCCAGCACCGGAGCCGGCCGACTTTCTCGCCGACGAGTTCAACAACCGGGCACTGTCGCTGTTTGACCTCGGCCGACCGGTTGAGGCCGAGCAGGCGTTCACAGAGGCGCTGAGAGCCGACCCGCAGCACCTGACTGCCACCTACAACGCCGGATTGCTCCGTTGGAGACGCGGCCATCTCACCGACGAAGAGCTCCTCACCGCAATCGCGGGGCCCCGTGACGACCTCGGCGATCCCTGGCAGATCCGCCATCTGTCCGCACTGGTGCACATGGAACGCGGCGACGTGGCGGCAGCCAGGAAACTGTTGCAGGAGCTGGCCAGGGAACGGCCTGACGACCCAGACCTGCTGCACGCGGCGAACACGTCGTTATCCGATGAGATCCCCGACGCCCAGTGTTTCAGGAATGTACGCATTCCATGGCAGACCTACCCCAGCGACTCGATCCCAACAGGCCACGACATCCGCCTCACCCCCGACGGGCGGCTCGCGCTCACAGGCAGCGCCGACCACAGCGTGCGGCTGTGGGACATCCACACCGGCGTACAGCTGAAGTCGCTCCAGGGCCACACAAATCGGGTCGACTCCGTCGACATCAGCGCCGACGGACGGTATGCGATCTCGACTGGCTGGGACGAGACCGTACGATTCTGGGACCTGGCCGTCGGCAAGCAGATGCGCTCCGTCCCCATCACTCCTTGGGCCGACAGCAAAGGTCCGGAGCAGGAACGGGAGGCCGACCGTCAAAACGAGCTCGCCAAAGCCGCCGGCCGCCCGCACTACACCCACGTCACGCGGCTCGATCCCGGTGCCATCGCGGAATCCGCCGTCCGGTTGAACCGCGACGGGAGCGTCGCGCTGTGGGGCGAAGCAGACGGCCGGATTCAGGTCTGGGACTTCCCACAGGACCGACATCTGCTGACTCTTGACGGACATTCCGGCGGACAGAAGGTCGAGGTCAGCCCCCTTGGGCAGTGGGCGTTGTCCGGCAACGGCACGGTCCTGCAAGCCCCGGTCCTACAGCTCTGGGATCTGACGACCGGAGACTGCGTCTGGCGCCTGGACAACTACGAAGGTGGCGTAACAGGCATCTGGTTCGGACCACGCGGAGATATGGCGGCCGTCCTAGGGGACGATCACGTCATCCGTGTGTGGGACCTCGCCCAACGGCGCTGCGTCCACACTTTGGCGCTTCCGCGCGACCTCGAGGTCCGATCGGTCGCACTGAGCCTCGACTCGCGGTTCCTGCTCGTCGGCAGCTGGTACGGCAAGGTCACCTGGTGGGACCTTCAGCACAACCGCTGCCTACGGACGTTCGTGGGACATCAGGACAGGGTGAGCGCTCTCTTGCTGACCACTGACAACCAGTACGGGGTGTCAGCATCTCTCGACAATACGACGCGGGTGTGGCGCTTGCCCGGCCGATTCGAGGCGCCCGCGCAGGTGAGCCGCCCACGCCAGCATGGCCAACTGGTCTGGATCGACGAGCGAATGGAGGCACTGGTCACCCAGGCCGAGGCCGCCCAGGACGCCGGTCGCGTCGGTGAGGCGATCGACCTGCTGGTGCAGGCCCGCGCCCTACCCGGCTGCGAGCGAGCGCCACGGGCCCTCACTGCGTGGCGCACGTTGGGCGCCCAGGCGACTCGCACCGGTCTGAGCGCAGCATGGCCGGCCAAAACCCTCAAAGCCGCCACCGCCACCTCGCTGGAAAGGATCTTCCCAGGCGCCAGGTCCAGGACGTATACCAGCGTCGCCACTCCCGTCGACCTCACCGCGGACGCCCGGCTCGGCGTGCTGGGAGACAACTATCACCAGGTGCAGATCTGGAACTTGGCACAGGGACGGCGAGAGCGCGTCATTGATCCAGGCCTTCGCGCGTTGACCAGGCTCCGGCTCACTCCCGACGGGCGGCGCATGGTGGTCGCGGGCCAAGGAGCCGCGATCAAGACTTTCTCCGTGGAGTCCGGAGAGTGCCTGGACACCCTGCACTTCCGCTCCGCCCATCCAGTGGCATTCAGCGCGGACGCTCGGCTGGCCCTGGTCGTCGACCGTGCCGCGGCCAGCATGCTGCTTTGGGACCTGGAAGAACGCCGCGAGTTGCAGGCATTGCCCAGTCCGGGACGTATCGTCACCGCGTTGTGGCTCGCTTCGGACGGTCGCCGTGCGGTGTCGGCGAGCGGTGACAACCTGATTCGGCTCTGGGATCTGACTTCCGGACAGTGCCTGTTGACCATTCCCACGCAATCGGAGACGGTGAGCCGTGCGTGTCTGAGCTCCGACGGGCGCTTCCTTGTCGCTGGGAGCGCCCCTGAGCTTTCTAGGGTCCCCTCGCCCGATCTGGCGCGGAGGATGGCTCGGATCCGGATGTGGGACGCCGTGAGTGGTGACTGCGTACGCGTCTTCGACCCTCAGCCGCAATATCTGTCCGACCTTCGCCTCAGCGATGACGGCCGGTTCGTCGTCTCGAGCGGGGTGGATTCAGCTGTTCGCGTGTGGGATGCGGCTACTGGCCGTTGCATACGAAACCTGGACGGCCACCAGTCCGGCACAGCGGGACTCGCCATCACTCCCGATGCAAACTTCGCTTTCACTGCCGACGGCGACCAGACCCTGCGCCTGTGGGAGCTCGACTGGGACCTCAAAGCTCCCCGCCTATCGGGATGA